One genomic window of Tenacibaculum tangerinum includes the following:
- a CDS encoding transglutaminase-like domain-containing protein, with protein MLYELSGVDFLKIGGDIKNYSSTWEGVCKTIYKSSSFGSELEKSNYYKNDLETILSSAKNDYEKTAFIFEFVKSKIKWNGFYSKYTDKGVKKAYKEGAGNAAEINLILTSMLRSAGINANPVLVSTKNNGIPLFPTLDGFNYVISKVDFSDGNYIILDATEKYATANILPYRTLNWYGREVFKNGDSKQVKLTPNSLTEDVNFLFVKIDEMGDVSGMFRKSLTDHNAMFYRQKNNVKKEEDVITSTEEKYGIEIENFKVLNAKNISKPIMQTVKFTGEDLIEEINGKLYFSPLLFLAKNENPFKSGERNFPVDFGMPWKDKYSASITIPDGYTVESYPEELAIGLPENMGVFQYKVVLKENKINLSSTTQINSSIIPPNYYSAIKEFYKQLVEKQTEKIILVKK; from the coding sequence ATGCTATATGAGTTATCTGGAGTTGACTTTTTAAAAATTGGAGGAGATATAAAAAATTACAGTAGTACTTGGGAGGGAGTTTGCAAAACAATCTATAAATCTTCAAGCTTTGGTAGCGAGTTAGAAAAAAGTAATTATTATAAAAACGACTTAGAAACAATCTTAAGCTCTGCTAAAAATGATTACGAAAAAACAGCATTCATTTTTGAATTTGTAAAATCTAAAATCAAATGGAATGGATTCTATAGTAAATACACTGACAAAGGAGTAAAAAAAGCCTATAAAGAGGGTGCTGGTAATGCTGCAGAGATAAACTTAATATTAACCTCTATGCTACGTAGTGCAGGTATCAATGCGAATCCTGTTTTGGTAAGTACAAAAAACAACGGAATTCCTTTATTTCCAACACTAGATGGATTTAATTACGTAATTTCTAAAGTAGATTTTTCTGATGGAAACTATATTATATTAGATGCTACCGAAAAATATGCTACTGCTAACATTCTCCCTTACAGAACCTTAAACTGGTATGGAAGAGAAGTTTTTAAAAATGGAGATTCAAAACAAGTAAAGCTTACTCCTAACTCCCTAACAGAAGATGTAAACTTTCTATTTGTGAAAATTGATGAAATGGGAGACGTTTCAGGAATGTTTAGAAAATCTCTTACTGATCATAATGCCATGTTTTACCGTCAAAAAAACAATGTGAAAAAAGAAGAAGACGTTATTACTTCTACAGAAGAGAAGTATGGCATTGAAATTGAAAATTTTAAAGTACTCAATGCAAAAAACATTAGCAAACCTATCATGCAAACAGTTAAGTTTACGGGCGAAGATTTAATTGAAGAAATCAATGGAAAATTATACTTTTCTCCGTTACTTTTCTTAGCTAAAAATGAAAACCCTTTTAAATCTGGAGAAAGAAATTTCCCTGTTGATTTTGGTATGCCATGGAAAGATAAATATAGTGCGTCAATTACAATTCCTGATGGATATACTGTAGAATCGTACCCAGAAGAATTAGCCATCGGTTTGCCAGAAAACATGGGTGTTTTTCAATATAAAGTTGTTCTCAAAGAAAACAAGATAAACCTGTCGTCAACAACTCAAATCAATTCAAGCATTATACCTCCTAATTATTATTCAGCGATTAAAGAATTTTATAAACAGTTAGTTGAAAAACAAACCGAAAAAATCATACTAGTAAAAAAGTAA